In the Mesorhizobium sp. WSM2240 genome, TTGGCGACGTCGCCAAGCTCGGGCCCGACGCCAAGAGCCAGATAACGGTGAGCTATGTCGACGGCAAGCCGGCCTCGGTCACATCGATCGTCCTGTCGACCCAGCACCTCGACGCAAGCTGGGACTCCAAAAAGGTCCGTCAGGTCGTCGAACCCTACATCCGCGAGGCGCTGGGCGATCTGGAAATCGCGCCCGACTGCCAGTGGTACATCAACCCGACGGGCAAGTTCGTTATCGGCGGGCCCGATGGCGACGCCGGCCTGACCGGCCGCAAGATCATCGTCGACACCTATGGCGGCGCGGCCGCGCATGGCGGCGGCGCGTTTTCGGGCAAGGATACGACCAAGGTCGACCGCTCGGCGGCTTACGCCGCGCGCTACCTCGCCAAGAACGTGGTCGCGGCCAAGCTCGCGGACCGCTGCACGATCCAGCTTTCCTATGCGATCGGCGTCGCCCAGCCGCTGTCGGTCTATGTCGACCTGCACGGAACCGGCAGGGTGGAGGCGTCGGCCATCGAAAGCGCCTTGCGTGAAGTGATGGACCTGTCGCCTTCGGGCATCCGCCGCCATCTCGACCTGAACAAGCCGATCTACGCCAAGACCACCGCTTATGGCCATTTCGGCCGCAAGCCGGGTCGCGATGGCTCGTTCTCCTGGGAAAAGACCGATCTGGTCAAGGCCATCAAGGAAGCGGTGACGGGCAAGGAGACGGTTGCAGCCTGACCCCAATGGCGAGCGAGCGCCGCGAACGGTCGACGGAGGCCTTCTTCGGGCGCCGCCACGGCAAGGCGATCCGGCCGCTCCAGGCTTCGGCCCTGGCGGCCGGTCTTGAAAAGTACCGGATAGATATCGAACAGCCGGACCCGGGCGACCTTCGCCGGCTGTTTCCGGTCAAGGTGTCGAAGCTGCGGCTCGAAATCGGCTTCGGCGGTGGCGAGCATCTGCGCCATGCCGCCGCGGCCGAGCCCGACACCGGCTTCATAGGTGTCGAGCCCTTCGTCAACGGCCTGGCCAAGATGATGGTGGCGCTGGACCGGCAGCCGCTCGCCAATCTGCGCATTTACGACGACGATGCGACCCGGGTGCTCGACTGGCTCCCGCCGGCCTCGCTCGACGGCATAGACCTCTTCTATCCCGATCCGTGGCCGAAGCGGCGGCACTGGAAGCGCCGCTTCGTCAGTCCGACCAATCTTGACCGCTTCGCCCGCGTGCTCAAACCGGGCGGAAAATTCCGTTTCGCTTCCG is a window encoding:
- the metK gene encoding methionine adenosyltransferase, whose product is MTRQNYLFTSESVSEGHPDKVCDRISDEIVDLVYREAKKTGMNPWDVRVACETLATTNRVVIAGEVRVPPTLLKTDKVGKPLLDAKGHVVVNPSKFRSVARRAIRDIGYEQDGFHWKHAKIDVLLHAQSADIAQGVDKASDSNTEGAGDQGIMFGYACRETPELMPAPIYYSHKILEALSTARRAGIGDVAKLGPDAKSQITVSYVDGKPASVTSIVLSTQHLDASWDSKKVRQVVEPYIREALGDLEIAPDCQWYINPTGKFVIGGPDGDAGLTGRKIIVDTYGGAAAHGGGAFSGKDTTKVDRSAAYAARYLAKNVVAAKLADRCTIQLSYAIGVAQPLSVYVDLHGTGRVEASAIESALREVMDLSPSGIRRHLDLNKPIYAKTTAYGHFGRKPGRDGSFSWEKTDLVKAIKEAVTGKETVAA
- a CDS encoding tRNA (guanine(46)-N(7))-methyltransferase TrmB; protein product: MASERRERSTEAFFGRRHGKAIRPLQASALAAGLEKYRIDIEQPDPGDLRRLFPVKVSKLRLEIGFGGGEHLRHAAAAEPDTGFIGVEPFVNGLAKMMVALDRQPLANLRIYDDDATRVLDWLPPASLDGIDLFYPDPWPKRRHWKRRFVSPTNLDRFARVLKPGGKFRFASDIDHYINWTLLHCRAHGAFEWQARDADDWRRPYETWVRTRYEAKAIRENRIPAYLTFVRT